Proteins encoded within one genomic window of Brassica rapa cultivar Chiifu-401-42 chromosome A09, CAAS_Brap_v3.01, whole genome shotgun sequence:
- the LOC103836739 gene encoding xyloglucan 6-xylosyltransferase 2: MIERCLGPHRCRRIQRALRHLKVTVLCLVLTVVVLRGTIGAGKFGTPEQDLDEIRQHFQPSRKRAEPHRVLEEIQTGGDSDSSSAASGAGGSNNYETFDINKIFVDEGEEAKPDPNKPYTLGPKISDWDEQRSDWLAKNPTFPNFIGPNKPRVLLVTGSAPKPCENPVGDHYLLKSIKNKIDYCRLHGIEIFYNMALLDAEMAGFWAKLPLIRKLLLSHPEVEFLWWMDSDAMFTDMAFELPWERYKEYNLVMHGWNEMVYDEKNWIGLNTGSFLLRNNQWALDLLDTWAPMGPKGKIREEAGKVLTRELKGRPVFEADDQSAMVYLLATQRDTWGNKVYLENGYYLHGYWGILVDRYEEMIENYHPGLGDHRWPLVTHFVGCKPCGKFGDYPVERCLKQMDRAFNFGDNQILQIYGFTHKSLASRKVKRVRNETSNPLEMKDELGLLHPAFKAVKLQTNQV; this comes from the exons ATGATCGAGAGGTGTTTAGGACCTCACCGGTGCCGGAGAATCCAAAGAGCTTTACGCCACCTCAAGGTAACCGTTCTCTGCCTCGTTCTCACCGTAGTCGTCCTACGCGGCACAATCGGCGCCGGCAAATTCGGTACGCCGGAGCAAGACCTCGACGAAATCCGTCAGCATTTCCAACCGTCGCGCAAACGAGCTGAGCCTCACCGCGTCCTCGAAGAAATCCAAACCGGCGGAGATTCTGATTCATCTTCTGCTGCCTCCGGCGCCGGCGGGAGCAATAACTACGAGACGTTCGACATCAACAAGATCTTCGTCGACGAAGGAGAAGAAGCCAAACCCGACCCGAACAAGCCGTACACTCTCGGACCCAAGATATCCGACTGGGACGAGCAGAGATCCGACTGGTTAGCCAAGAACCCCACCTTCCCCAACTTCATCGGACCGAACAAGCCACGTGTTCTCTTAGTAACCGGTTCTGCTCCAAAGCCGTGTGAGAATCCCGTAGGAGACCACTACCTCTTGAAGTCCATCAAGAACAAGATCGATTATTGTAGGCTCCACGGGATCGAGATCTTCTACAAcatggctttactagatgctgagATGGCTGGGTTCTGGGCGAAGCTGCCGTTGATAAGGAAGCTTCTGCTGTCTCATCCTGAGGTTGAGTTTCTATGGTGGATGGATAGTGATGCTATGTTTACTGACATGGCGTTTGAGCTTCCGTGGGAGAGGTATAAAGAGTATAACCTTGTGATGCACGGGTGGAATGAGATGGTTTATGATGAGAAGAATTGGATTGGGTTGAACACTGGGAGTTTCTTGCTTAGGAATAATCAGTGGGCGCTTGATTTGCTTGATACTTGGGCTCCTATGGGTCCTAAAGGGAAAATCCGTGAGGAGGCCGGTAAGGTTTTGACCCGTGAGCTCAAGGGTAGGCCGGTTTTTGAAGCTGATGATCAGTCTGCTATGGTTTATCTATTGGCTACTCAGCGAGACACTTGGGGAAACAAG GTATACCTAGAGAACGGATACTATCTTCATGGATACTGGGGGATTCTCGTGGACAGATACGAAGAGATGATAGAAAACTACCACCCTGGTCTAGGCGACCACAGGTGGCCACTGGTGACTCACTTTGTCGGTTGCAAACCTTGCGGGAAGTTTGGAGACTACCCGGTGGAACGGTGTCTAAAGCAAATGGACAGAGCCTTTAACTTTGGTGATAACCAGATTCTGCAAATATATGGTTTCACTCACAAGTCTTTGGCTAGTCGCAAAGTGAAGAGAGTGAGGAACGAGACTAGCAATCCGTTGGAGATGAAAGACGAGCTCGGGTTGCTTCATCCAGCGTTTAAGGCTGTTAAGTTGCAAACCAACCAAGTTTGA